One stretch of Miscanthus floridulus cultivar M001 chromosome 18, ASM1932011v1, whole genome shotgun sequence DNA includes these proteins:
- the LOC136522513 gene encoding uncharacterized protein, translating to MARGLRGVRDDLSELGRHLLDIACFLHPLLNPAHTDSPPPTPTGPGPRRRTRRSPSPHPPSPSLLAGILSDLAEIGGSFRGGFSRAASAPSSPPPPDHPAPAAVESQQAAASPPSPAAADQIAVDVVGAARALAARPEAWIDFPVLALDEDSVISDIQRDHMESIEKLVPDLASLRGRLCPSYMDEDIFWKIYFRLLESNIIEHSSEEDTQSVPNSVHHNNEIESDSPPHVCEIESVKSNQEGYQSSDGRALPKTRSERSIDQWVFAKSKSEESMDQWSEIPSDVESFREGKRYLSSEELSDVDSANVVVMDKYMDSLLSDRRHLPYASSSVRQDSVRRKPASSTDYSHRPPQPTPPASLSKKESWDVIEDSEFDILDS from the exons atgGCGCGCGGGCTGCGCGGCGTCCGCGACGACCTCTCCGAGCTGGGGCGgcacctgctcgacatcgcctgCTTCCTGCACCCGCTCCTCAACCCAGCGCACACCGACTCCCCGCCGCCCACCCCGACGGGCCCGGGCccccgccgccgcacgcgccgcTCCCCGTCCCCGCACCCGCCGTCCCCCTCGCTTCTCGCGGGCATCCTCTCCGACCTCGCCGAGATCGGCGGCTCCTTCCGCGGCGGCTTCTCCCGCGCCGCCTCCGCCccgtcctcgccgccgccgcccgaccATCCCGCCCCTGCCGCGGTCGAGTCGCAGCAGGCTGCCGCGTCCCCGCCTTCGCCTGCTGCTGCCGACCAGATCGCAGTTGATGTCGTGGGAGCAGCGCGTGCCCTCGCCGCGCGCCCCGAGGCGTGGATAGACTTCCCCGTGCTCGCCCTAGATGAGG ATTCTGTAATCTCTGATATCCAAAGAGATCATATGGAATCCATTGAAAAACTTGTCCCAGATTTAGCATCTCTACGGGGTAGGCTCTGTCCTTCTTACATGGATGAAGACATATTCTGGAAGATTTACTTTAGGTTGCTTGAGTCGAACATAATTGAGCATAGTTCTGAG GAAGATACCCAGAGCGTGCCAAATTCTGTACATCACAACAATGAGATAGAGTCAGATTCTCCACCTCACGTCTGTGAGATAGAAAGTGTGAAAAGCAACCAAGAAGGGTATCAATCTTCGGATGGCCGTGCTTTGCCCAAGACAAGATCCGAGCGAAGCATTGACCAATGGGTATTTGCAAAGTCGAAATCTGAGGAAAGCATGGATCAGTGGTCTGAAATACCTTCAGATGTGGAATCCTTCAGAGAAGGTAAAAGATACCTCAGTAGCGAGGAGCTGAGCGACGTTGATAGTGCCAACGTTGTTGTCATGGACAAATACATGGATTCGCTTCTCTCTGACCGGAGGCACCTCCCCTATGCTAGCTCCTCGGTGCGCCAGGATTCAGTCAGACGAAAACCTGCTTCGTCCACCGATTACAGCCACCGGCCTCCACAGCCAACTCCACCTGCATCACTGTCAAAGAAGGAATCATGGGATGTAATTGAAGACTCGGAGTTTGATATACTTGACAGTTAG